One stretch of Variovorax sp. TBS-050B DNA includes these proteins:
- a CDS encoding histone deacetylase family protein — protein MGKTGYFTHRDCWKHDMGPGHPECPERLDAIEDRLLLSGVGDALERRDVPLATLAQITRAHTEEHLEYLESLNQRLVADEPAGGPAHAMIDPDTMLNRFTLLAARRAAGAAVAATDAVMSGEIENAFCSVRPPGHHACREQAMGFCFLNNVAIAARHALEVHGLERVAVVDFDVHHGNGTENILSDDPRVLMVGFFQHPFYPYSGTANPASNMLNLPVPAYTKGMDVRELIEALWMPRLEEFAPQMVFVSAGFDAHREDDLGQLGLTESDFSWITSRIHDVARRHAQGRIVSMLEGGYNLDALARSVEAHIRVLASL, from the coding sequence ATGGGCAAGACCGGCTACTTCACACATCGCGACTGCTGGAAGCACGACATGGGCCCGGGCCATCCCGAATGCCCGGAGCGGCTCGACGCCATCGAGGACAGGCTGCTGCTCTCGGGCGTGGGCGATGCGCTCGAGCGGCGCGACGTGCCGCTGGCGACGCTGGCGCAGATCACGCGGGCGCACACCGAGGAACACCTCGAATACCTCGAATCGCTGAACCAGCGCCTGGTGGCCGACGAGCCCGCCGGCGGCCCGGCGCACGCGATGATCGATCCCGACACCATGCTGAACCGCTTCACGCTGCTGGCCGCGCGCCGCGCCGCCGGCGCCGCGGTCGCCGCCACCGACGCGGTGATGTCGGGCGAGATCGAGAACGCGTTCTGCTCGGTGCGCCCACCCGGCCACCATGCCTGCCGCGAGCAGGCGATGGGCTTCTGCTTCCTCAACAACGTGGCGATCGCCGCGCGCCATGCGCTGGAAGTGCACGGGCTGGAGCGCGTGGCGGTGGTCGACTTCGACGTGCACCACGGCAACGGCACCGAGAACATTCTTTCCGACGATCCGCGCGTGCTGATGGTGGGCTTCTTCCAGCATCCGTTCTATCCGTACAGCGGCACGGCGAACCCGGCCTCGAACATGCTGAACCTGCCGGTCCCCGCCTACACCAAGGGCATGGACGTGCGCGAACTGATCGAGGCGCTCTGGATGCCGCGGCTCGAGGAGTTCGCGCCGCAGATGGTCTTCGTGAGCGCCGGCTTCGACGCCCACCGCGAGGACGATCTGGGGCAGCTCGGCCTGACCGAGAGCGACTTCAGCTGGATCACGAGCCGCATCCACGACGTGGCGCGGCGGCATGCGCAGGGCCGCATCGTCTCGATGCTCGAGGGCGGCTACAACCTCGATGCGCTCGCGCGCAGCGTCGAAGCCCACATTCGCGTCTTGGCGAGCCTCTGA
- a CDS encoding mechanosensitive ion channel domain-containing protein — protein MNFHDFTQRLTLVDARGIGIELAALAACVALAWLISRWFGRDQPKDSIWFGEHTFDGVLFPLLALVFAELARRAVAEYQTILLLRIGVSVFLSLAVIRLFARVMRAVFPASNVVRLIERTISWLAWIGAILWIVGLLPPVLAELDQITLAFGKTRVSLQTIFQGVLSAGLVMVIALWIAATIEKRILREAVTDLSMRKVASNAVRAFLLLVGLLFALSAVGVDLTALSVLGGALGVGLGFGLQKLAANYVSGFVILLERSIRIGDNVKVDTFEGRVTDIKTRYTLVRAGNGREAIVPNESLITSRVENLSMADRKFNLTTSVVVGYDSDVAQVQSVLCGAAKAQPRVMSDPEPVTYLASFAPDGLEFVLNFWIADPDKGKDNVRSAVNIAILEGLRAAGVDIPYPQRVLRVESLPEGLSAPRDPAV, from the coding sequence ATGAATTTCCACGATTTCACTCAACGGCTGACGCTGGTCGACGCGCGCGGCATCGGCATCGAACTCGCCGCGCTCGCGGCCTGCGTGGCGCTGGCCTGGCTGATCAGCCGCTGGTTCGGCCGCGACCAGCCCAAGGACTCGATCTGGTTCGGCGAGCACACCTTCGACGGCGTGCTGTTCCCGCTGCTCGCGCTGGTCTTCGCCGAACTCGCGCGGCGCGCGGTGGCCGAGTACCAGACGATCCTGCTGCTGCGCATCGGCGTCTCGGTGTTCCTCTCGCTCGCGGTCATCCGCCTGTTCGCGCGCGTGATGCGGGCGGTGTTCCCCGCGTCCAACGTGGTGCGGCTGATCGAGCGCACGATCTCGTGGCTGGCATGGATCGGCGCCATCCTCTGGATCGTCGGACTGCTGCCGCCGGTGCTGGCCGAGCTCGACCAGATCACGCTGGCATTCGGCAAGACGCGGGTGAGCCTGCAGACCATCTTCCAGGGCGTGCTCTCGGCGGGCCTGGTGATGGTGATCGCGCTGTGGATCGCCGCCACGATCGAGAAGCGCATCCTGCGCGAGGCCGTGACCGATCTCTCGATGCGCAAGGTGGCGTCGAACGCGGTGCGCGCCTTCCTGCTGCTGGTCGGGCTGCTGTTCGCGCTCTCGGCGGTGGGGGTGGACCTGACGGCGCTCTCGGTGCTCGGCGGCGCGCTCGGCGTGGGCCTGGGCTTCGGCCTGCAGAAGCTCGCGGCCAACTACGTGAGCGGCTTCGTGATCCTGCTGGAGCGCTCGATCCGCATCGGCGACAACGTCAAGGTTGACACCTTCGAGGGCCGCGTCACCGACATCAAGACCCGCTACACCCTGGTCCGCGCCGGCAACGGCCGCGAGGCCATCGTGCCGAACGAGTCGCTGATCACGAGCCGGGTCGAGAACCTCTCGATGGCCGACCGCAAGTTCAACCTCACGACCAGCGTGGTGGTGGGCTACGACAGCGACGTGGCGCAGGTGCAGTCCGTCCTCTGCGGCGCGGCCAAGGCCCAGCCGCGCGTGATGAGCGACCCGGAGCCCGTGACCTACCTGGCGAGCTTCGCGCCCGACGGGCTGGAATTCGTCCTCAACTTCTGGATCGCCGACCCCGACAAGGGCAAGGACAACGTGCGCTCGGCGGTCAACATCGCCATCCTCGAGGGCCTGCGCGCCGCGGGCGTGGACATTCCGTACCCGCAGCGCGTGCTGCGCGTCGAATCGCTGCCCGAGGGGCTTTCGGCGCCGCGCGACCCTGCCGTATAA
- a CDS encoding acyltransferase produces the protein MPLLDIAKGVACAVIVGHHLARYGTMPAGAFAVMPGFLGWLAEDGRLAVQVFLVIAGFLAAASLAPDGMLRADRSPAARILQRYGRLAMPYLAALTVCVLVAAFARPWLGSDDVPASPSMGQLLAHGFLLQDLLDYESLSTGVWYVAIDFQLFVLALALVSLPAMWRRAPAAGPVAGRARWGAVALVLGAALASLLLFNRRADLDDTAFYFFGAYGLGMLVFWIGRATRTSTWQSAVALLALTGAGALLVDWRSRIALALVSALLIAIAQRRNWLSLAGRPDFAMPLQRLGRISYSLFLIHFPVLLATNAVAAAWGPHAPWVDALGLLATFALSVAAAQMLYRRVEARPASWRAVAALFAALMLSGMVVSA, from the coding sequence ATGCCGCTGCTCGACATCGCCAAGGGCGTGGCCTGCGCGGTGATCGTCGGCCATCACCTGGCACGCTACGGCACGATGCCCGCGGGTGCCTTCGCCGTCATGCCCGGCTTCCTCGGCTGGCTGGCCGAGGACGGCCGGCTCGCGGTGCAGGTCTTCCTCGTGATCGCGGGCTTCCTCGCGGCCGCCAGCCTGGCGCCCGACGGCATGCTGCGCGCCGACCGCTCGCCCGCCGCCCGCATCCTGCAGCGCTACGGCCGGCTCGCCATGCCGTACCTGGCCGCGCTCACGGTGTGCGTGCTCGTCGCGGCGTTCGCGCGGCCGTGGCTCGGCAGCGACGACGTGCCGGCCTCGCCCAGCATGGGCCAGTTGCTCGCACACGGCTTCCTGCTGCAGGACCTGCTCGACTACGAATCGCTCTCCACCGGCGTGTGGTACGTCGCGATCGACTTCCAGCTCTTCGTGCTGGCGCTGGCATTGGTGAGCCTGCCGGCGATGTGGCGGCGCGCGCCGGCGGCCGGACCGGTCGCGGGCCGGGCGCGCTGGGGCGCCGTGGCGCTGGTGCTCGGCGCGGCGCTGGCCTCGCTGCTGCTCTTCAACCGGCGCGCCGACCTCGACGACACGGCGTTCTATTTCTTCGGCGCCTACGGGCTCGGCATGCTGGTCTTCTGGATCGGCCGCGCCACGCGCACGAGCACCTGGCAGAGCGCGGTCGCGCTGCTGGCGCTCACGGGAGCGGGCGCGCTCCTGGTCGACTGGCGCAGCCGCATCGCGCTGGCGCTGGTGAGCGCGCTGCTGATCGCGATCGCGCAGCGCAGGAACTGGCTGTCGCTCGCAGGTCGGCCGGATTTCGCCATGCCGCTGCAGCGTCTCGGGCGGATCTCCTACTCGCTGTTCCTGATCCACTTTCCGGTGCTGCTCGCGACCAATGCCGTGGCGGCGGCCTGGGGCCCGCACGCGCCCTGGGTCGACGCGCTGGGCCTGCTCGCCACCTTTGCGCTCTCGGTGGCGGCTGCGCAAATGCTCTACCGCCGGGTGGAAGCGCGCCCGGCCTCGTGGCGCGCGGTGGCCGCGCTGTTCGCGGCGCTGATGCTGAGCGGGATGGTCGTCTCCGCCTGA
- a CDS encoding DUF58 domain-containing protein: protein MIASLRSRIDGWFLSRRPPSDTLDLTQRNVYIVPTRAGWTLAATLLVLLVASINYQLNLGYLLTFLLAGSVAVGMHVSHATLRGLALHMMPPEPHYAGAAAVFRVVLHNTRRSVRYGIGMAVRGSGQWAWTDVPAEGSATVEIAFLPERRGLHPVPPLTAETRFPLGTFRVWTVWRPAAQMLVYPAPELHPPPLPPGQPLAGPAAISSALRAQAAGEYDGLRAYRRGDPLKLVVWKRAARAQATGSEELVSRDLQQTQREELWLDAQAAALPDTEARLSRLCAWVLMADRLGVDYGLRVAGRVVQPSQGEAHRRACLEALALC, encoded by the coding sequence ATGATCGCGTCCCTGCGCTCGCGCATCGACGGCTGGTTCCTCTCGCGCCGGCCGCCCTCGGACACGCTGGACCTGACGCAGCGCAATGTCTACATCGTCCCGACGCGTGCCGGCTGGACGCTGGCCGCCACGCTGCTGGTGCTGCTGGTGGCCTCGATCAACTACCAGCTCAACCTCGGCTACCTGCTGACCTTCCTGCTCGCGGGCAGCGTGGCCGTGGGCATGCACGTGAGCCACGCGACCCTGCGCGGCCTGGCGCTGCACATGATGCCGCCCGAGCCGCACTACGCGGGCGCGGCCGCCGTCTTCCGCGTGGTGCTGCACAACACGCGCCGCAGCGTGCGTTACGGCATCGGCATGGCGGTGCGCGGCAGCGGCCAGTGGGCCTGGACCGACGTGCCGGCCGAAGGCAGCGCCACGGTCGAGATCGCCTTCCTGCCCGAACGGCGCGGGCTGCATCCGGTGCCGCCGCTCACCGCCGAGACCCGCTTCCCGCTCGGCACCTTCCGCGTCTGGACGGTCTGGCGGCCCGCCGCGCAGATGCTGGTCTATCCCGCGCCCGAACTCCATCCGCCGCCGCTGCCGCCGGGCCAGCCGCTCGCCGGGCCCGCCGCGATCTCGTCGGCGCTGCGCGCGCAGGCGGCCGGCGAGTACGACGGCCTGCGCGCCTACCGGCGCGGCGATCCGCTCAAGCTCGTGGTCTGGAAACGGGCCGCCCGGGCGCAGGCCACGGGCTCGGAGGAGCTCGTGAGCCGCGACCTGCAGCAGACGCAGCGCGAAGAACTCTGGCTCGACGCGCAGGCCGCCGCCCTCCCCGACACCGAGGCGCGGCTGTCGCGGCTGTGCGCCTGGGTGTTGATGGCGGACCGCCTGGGCGTGGACTACGGCCTGCGCGTGGCAGGGCGCGTGGTGCAGCCCTCGCAGGGCGAGGCACATCGCCGGGCCTGCCTGGAGGCGCTGGCCCTATGTTGA
- a CDS encoding electron transfer flavoprotein subunit beta/FixA family protein, with the protein MKVLVPVKRVVDYNVKVRVKSDGTGVDIANVKMSMNPFDEIAVEEAVRLKEKGVVTEVVAVSCGDAKCQETLRTAMAIGADRGILVETSEELQPLAVAKLLKALVEKEQPQLVILGKQAIDDDANQTGQMLAALADLPQATFASKVEVADGKATVTREVDGGLETVALTLPAVITTDLRLNEPRYVTLPNIMKAKKKQLDTFKPEDLGVDVKPRLKTLKVSEPPKRGAGIKVPDVATLVDKLKNEAKVI; encoded by the coding sequence ATGAAGGTTCTAGTGCCTGTCAAACGGGTCGTCGATTACAACGTCAAGGTGCGCGTGAAGAGCGACGGCACCGGGGTGGACATCGCCAATGTCAAGATGAGCATGAACCCCTTCGACGAGATCGCCGTCGAGGAAGCCGTGCGGTTGAAGGAGAAGGGCGTGGTCACCGAGGTGGTCGCCGTCTCCTGCGGCGACGCCAAGTGCCAGGAAACGCTGCGCACCGCCATGGCCATCGGCGCCGACCGCGGCATCCTGGTCGAGACCTCGGAAGAACTCCAGCCGCTGGCCGTCGCCAAGCTGCTCAAGGCATTGGTCGAGAAGGAGCAGCCCCAGCTCGTGATCCTCGGCAAGCAGGCGATCGACGACGACGCCAACCAGACCGGCCAGATGCTCGCCGCGCTGGCCGACCTGCCGCAGGCCACCTTCGCCTCGAAGGTCGAAGTCGCGGACGGCAAGGCCACGGTGACGCGCGAGGTCGACGGCGGCCTCGAGACGGTGGCGCTCACGCTGCCGGCCGTCATCACCACCGACCTGCGCCTGAACGAGCCGCGCTACGTCACGCTGCCGAACATCATGAAGGCCAAGAAGAAGCAGCTCGACACCTTCAAGCCCGAAGACCTGGGCGTGGACGTCAAGCCCCGCCTCAAGACCCTCAAGGTCAGCGAGCCGCCCAAGCGCGGCGCCGGCATCAAGGTGCCCGACGTCGCCACGCTGGTGGACAAGCTCAAGAACGAAGCCAAAGTCATTTGA
- a CDS encoding acyl-CoA dehydrogenase, translating into MSYTAPLKDMLFDIEHLANIGEIARLPGFEDAGLETAQAVLEECARFNQDVVAPLNVAGDREPSSFKDGAVTTTKGFKEAFAQYVAGGWQGLQHPADFGGQGLPKTIGAACGEMLNSANMSFALCPLLSDGAIEALLTAGSDELKATYLEKLVSGQWTGTMNLTEPQAGSDLALVRSRAEPQPDGTYKVFGTKIFITYGEHDMAENIVHLVLARVSGAPEGVKGISLFVVPKFLVNADGSLGARNDVHCVSIEHKMGIKASPTAVLQYGDHGGAVGYLVGQENRGLEYMFIMMNSARYAVGMQGIAIAERAYQHAVAYAKDRVQSRPVDGSMNASAPIIHHPDVKRMLMTMRAYTEGCRAMASVAAAAYDAAHHHPDAETRKQNQAFYEFMVPLVKGYSTEMSLEVTSLGVQVHGGMGFIEETGAAQYYRDAKILTIYEGTTAIQANDLVGRKTARDGGQTAKAIAAQIETTEVELSRLDDPAAAAMHRRLKAAREAFLEVVDFVAGQTKASPNAVFAGSVPYLMLAGNLVAGWQLARSLIIARELASRSVDTDFMQAKIATARFYAEHILNKAPGLRDSIVDGAESVTGLALEAF; encoded by the coding sequence ATGAGCTACACCGCCCCCCTCAAGGACATGCTGTTCGACATCGAGCACCTGGCCAACATCGGCGAGATCGCCAGGCTGCCCGGCTTCGAGGACGCCGGCCTCGAAACCGCGCAGGCGGTGCTGGAGGAATGCGCGCGCTTCAACCAGGACGTGGTCGCGCCGCTGAACGTGGCGGGCGACCGCGAACCCTCGTCCTTCAAGGACGGCGCCGTCACGACCACGAAGGGCTTCAAGGAAGCCTTCGCGCAGTACGTGGCCGGCGGCTGGCAGGGGCTGCAGCATCCGGCGGACTTCGGCGGCCAGGGCCTGCCCAAGACCATCGGCGCGGCCTGCGGCGAGATGCTCAATTCGGCCAACATGAGCTTCGCGCTCTGCCCGCTCTTGAGCGACGGCGCCATCGAGGCGCTGCTCACCGCGGGCTCCGACGAACTCAAGGCCACCTACCTCGAGAAGCTCGTGAGCGGCCAGTGGACCGGCACCATGAACCTCACCGAGCCGCAGGCCGGCAGCGACCTCGCGCTGGTGCGCAGCCGCGCCGAGCCGCAGCCCGACGGCACCTACAAGGTCTTCGGCACCAAGATCTTCATCACCTACGGCGAGCACGACATGGCCGAGAACATCGTGCACCTCGTGCTCGCGCGCGTGAGCGGCGCGCCCGAGGGCGTGAAGGGCATCAGCCTGTTCGTGGTGCCGAAGTTCCTGGTCAATGCCGACGGCTCGCTCGGCGCGCGCAACGACGTGCACTGCGTGAGCATCGAGCACAAGATGGGCATCAAGGCCTCGCCGACCGCCGTGCTGCAGTACGGCGACCACGGGGGCGCGGTGGGCTACCTCGTCGGCCAGGAGAACCGCGGGCTCGAGTACATGTTCATCATGATGAACTCGGCCCGCTATGCGGTCGGCATGCAGGGCATCGCGATCGCCGAGCGCGCCTACCAGCACGCCGTGGCCTATGCCAAGGACCGCGTGCAGAGCCGCCCGGTCGACGGCTCGATGAACGCGAGCGCGCCCATCATCCACCACCCCGACGTCAAGCGCATGCTCATGACCATGCGCGCCTACACCGAGGGCTGCCGCGCCATGGCCTCGGTGGCCGCCGCCGCCTACGACGCCGCGCACCACCATCCCGACGCCGAGACGCGCAAGCAGAACCAGGCCTTCTACGAATTCATGGTGCCGCTCGTGAAGGGCTACAGCACCGAGATGAGCCTGGAGGTCACCTCGCTGGGCGTGCAGGTGCACGGCGGAATGGGCTTCATCGAGGAGACCGGCGCCGCGCAGTACTACCGCGACGCCAAGATCCTCACGATCTACGAAGGCACCACCGCGATCCAGGCCAACGACCTGGTCGGCCGCAAGACCGCGCGCGACGGCGGCCAGACCGCGAAGGCGATCGCGGCGCAGATCGAGACCACCGAGGTCGAGCTCTCGCGGCTCGACGATCCGGCCGCGGCCGCGATGCACCGGCGCCTGAAGGCCGCGCGCGAGGCCTTCCTCGAAGTGGTGGACTTCGTCGCGGGCCAGACCAAGGCGTCGCCCAACGCGGTGTTCGCGGGCAGCGTGCCCTACCTGATGCTCGCGGGCAACCTGGTGGCCGGCTGGCAGCTCGCGCGCTCGCTGATCATCGCGCGCGAACTCGCCTCGCGCAGCGTCGACACCGACTTCATGCAGGCCAAGATCGCGACCGCGCGCTTCTATGCCGAGCACATCCTGAACAAGGCGCCGGGCCTGCGCGACAGCATCGTCGACGGCGCCGAGAGCGTGACGGGGCTGGCGCTCGAGGCCTTCTGA
- a CDS encoding metalloregulator ArsR/SmtB family transcription factor yields the protein MVHSEDQATLDAVFAALSDPTRRAVLETLGERSLSVTELAEPHGMSLTGFMKHLRVLEDAGLISRTKAGRIVRCELSPQPMQEAAVWLSRYEKFWTGHLDALARFLYQQEETEWKNLPPPPPSAPRSRSAGTTPSPRKKSGAPGPSRKR from the coding sequence ATGGTTCACTCAGAAGATCAAGCCACCCTCGATGCGGTGTTCGCCGCGCTGTCGGACCCGACCCGGCGCGCCGTGCTCGAAACCCTGGGCGAGCGCAGTCTCAGCGTGACCGAACTCGCCGAGCCGCACGGCATGTCGCTGACCGGCTTCATGAAGCACCTGCGGGTGCTCGAGGACGCCGGTCTCATCTCGCGCACGAAGGCGGGCCGTATCGTGCGCTGCGAGCTGTCGCCGCAGCCGATGCAGGAGGCCGCCGTGTGGTTGTCGCGCTACGAGAAATTCTGGACCGGGCACCTCGATGCACTGGCGCGCTTTCTCTACCAGCAAGAGGAAACCGAATGGAAAAACCTGCCGCCCCCGCCACCGAGCGCCCCTCGCTCACGCTCCGCCGGCACTACCCCGTCGCCGCGGAAAAAGTCTGGCGCGCCTGGACCGAGCCGCAAGCGCTGA
- a CDS encoding SRPBCC domain-containing protein, with amino-acid sequence MEKPAAPATERPSLTLRRHYPVAAEKVWRAWTEPQALKAWFGPEEIVEVPIAEVDLRVGGRFRVRMHAADGETHEVGGTYLEIVPNRKLVFSWAWRSTPERESRVTVRVEPDGSGCELVLLHEQFFDEAAREGHRHGWTGAIDKLGRWLVQAG; translated from the coding sequence ATGGAAAAACCTGCCGCCCCCGCCACCGAGCGCCCCTCGCTCACGCTCCGCCGGCACTACCCCGTCGCCGCGGAAAAAGTCTGGCGCGCCTGGACCGAGCCGCAAGCGCTGAAGGCCTGGTTCGGGCCCGAAGAAATCGTCGAGGTGCCGATCGCCGAGGTCGACCTGCGCGTCGGCGGGCGGTTTCGCGTGCGCATGCATGCGGCCGACGGCGAGACGCACGAGGTGGGCGGCACCTACCTGGAGATCGTGCCGAACCGCAAGCTGGTCTTCAGCTGGGCCTGGCGCAGCACGCCCGAACGCGAATCGCGCGTGACGGTGCGCGTGGAGCCCGACGGCAGCGGCTGCGAACTCGTGCTGCTGCACGAGCAGTTCTTCGACGAGGCCGCGCGCGAAGGGCATCGCCACGGCTGGACCGGCGCGATCGACAAGCTCGGCCGCTGGCTCGTGCAGGCGGGCTGA
- a CDS encoding nitronate monooxygenase family protein, producing MSKLPPVLANLPLPIIGSPLFIISNPKLVIAQCKAGVVGSMPALNARPAAQLEDWLAEITEELAAYNKANPDRPAAPFAINQIVHKSNDRLEHDMEMVVKYKVPIVITSLGARTDVNDAVHSYGGVTLHDIINNKFAQKAIEKGADGIIAVAAGAGGHAGVKSPFALVQEIRQWFDGPLALSGSIATGGAVLAAQAMGADFAYIGTAFIATEEARASDEYKQAIVDGTSDDIVYSNLFTGVHGNYLAPSIVKAGMDPANLPEGDVKTMNFGGGEGSKAKAWKDIWGSGQGIGAISEVASAAAYIEKLKREYQEARQRLAL from the coding sequence ATGTCCAAGCTACCCCCGGTCCTCGCCAACCTGCCGCTGCCCATCATCGGCTCGCCGCTGTTCATCATCAGCAATCCCAAGCTCGTGATCGCGCAATGCAAGGCGGGCGTGGTCGGCTCGATGCCGGCGCTCAATGCGCGCCCCGCGGCGCAGCTCGAGGACTGGCTGGCCGAGATCACCGAGGAACTCGCGGCCTACAACAAGGCCAACCCGGACAGGCCCGCGGCGCCGTTCGCGATCAACCAGATCGTGCACAAGAGCAATGACCGGCTCGAGCACGACATGGAGATGGTCGTGAAGTACAAGGTGCCGATCGTCATCACCTCGCTGGGCGCGCGCACCGACGTGAACGACGCGGTGCACAGCTACGGCGGCGTCACGCTGCACGACATCATCAACAACAAGTTCGCGCAGAAGGCGATCGAGAAGGGCGCCGACGGCATCATCGCGGTGGCGGCCGGTGCCGGCGGCCACGCGGGCGTGAAGAGCCCGTTCGCCCTGGTGCAGGAGATCCGCCAGTGGTTCGACGGCCCGCTCGCGCTGTCGGGCTCCATCGCCACCGGGGGCGCAGTGCTCGCGGCACAGGCGATGGGCGCCGACTTCGCCTACATCGGCACCGCCTTCATCGCCACCGAGGAAGCGCGCGCGAGCGACGAGTACAAGCAGGCCATCGTCGACGGCACCTCGGACGACATCGTCTACTCGAACCTCTTCACCGGCGTGCACGGCAACTACCTCGCGCCGAGCATCGTCAAGGCCGGCATGGACCCGGCCAACCTGCCCGAAGGCGACGTGAAGACCATGAACTTCGGCGGCGGCGAGGGCAGCAAGGCCAAGGCCTGGAAGGACATCTGGGGTTCGGGCCAGGGCATCGGCGCCATTTCCGAGGTGGCGAGCGCGGCCGCCTACATCGAGAAGCTCAAGCGCGAATACCAGGAAGCAAGGCAGCGGCTCGCGCTTTGA
- a CDS encoding electron transfer flavoprotein subunit alpha/FixB family protein, producing MTALVIAEHDHASIKPATLNTVTAALACGGDVHVLVAGANAAEAAKAAAQIAGVTKVIAADSPSLAENLAENVAAQVLAIASNYSHILFPSTANGKNVAPRVAAKLDVAQISDITKVESPDTFERPIYAGNAIATVQSSDAVKVITVRTTGFDAAAATGGSAAVENAEGVADSGKSSFVGREVTKSDRPELTAAKIIVSGGRALGSAEKFTEVMTPLADKLNAGLGASRAAVDAGYAPNDWQVGQTGKIVAPQLYIAAGISGAIQHLAGMKDSKVIVAINKDEEAPIFSVADYGLVADLFTAVPELTKAL from the coding sequence ATGACTGCACTCGTGATTGCCGAACACGACCACGCCAGCATCAAGCCGGCCACCCTCAACACCGTGACCGCCGCGCTTGCCTGCGGTGGCGACGTCCACGTGCTCGTGGCCGGCGCCAACGCGGCCGAAGCCGCCAAGGCCGCCGCGCAGATCGCGGGCGTGACCAAGGTCATCGCCGCTGACAGCCCGAGCCTGGCCGAGAACCTCGCGGAGAACGTCGCGGCGCAGGTGCTCGCGATCGCCTCCAACTACAGCCACATCCTGTTCCCCTCGACCGCCAACGGCAAGAACGTCGCGCCGCGCGTGGCTGCCAAGCTCGACGTCGCGCAGATCAGCGACATCACCAAGGTCGAGAGCCCCGACACCTTCGAGCGTCCGATCTACGCCGGCAATGCCATCGCCACCGTGCAGAGCAGCGATGCCGTCAAGGTGATCACGGTGCGCACCACCGGCTTCGATGCAGCCGCCGCGACCGGTGGCAGCGCCGCCGTCGAGAACGCCGAAGGCGTGGCCGACAGCGGCAAGTCGAGCTTCGTCGGCCGCGAGGTCACGAAGAGCGACCGGCCCGAACTCACGGCCGCGAAGATCATCGTCTCGGGCGGCCGCGCACTCGGCAGCGCCGAGAAGTTCACCGAAGTCATGACGCCTTTGGCCGACAAGCTCAACGCCGGCCTGGGCGCGAGCCGCGCCGCGGTGGATGCAGGCTATGCGCCCAACGACTGGCAGGTCGGCCAGACCGGCAAGATCGTCGCGCCGCAGCTCTACATCGCCGCGGGCATCTCGGGCGCCATCCAGCATCTGGCCGGCATGAAGGACTCGAAGGTCATCGTCGCGATCAACAAGGACGAAGAGGCGCCGATCTTCTCGGTGGCCGACTACGGCCTCGTGGCCGACCTGTTCACGGCCGTGCCGGAACTGACCAAGGCGCTCTGA